The Nocardia sp. XZ_19_385 genome window below encodes:
- a CDS encoding SDR family oxidoreductase, protein MSTVVVTGGTRGLGLGMVRALLERGHRVALCGTNTARIDELRPQLSEAALIMSADVTDRASLQALWDATVDRFGKVDVWINNAGVSHDRTPLWQLPAEQARNVVETNLLGVLHGSAVAMAGMAAAGGGHVWNMEGLGSDGRTVAGLATYGASKRGVTYLTNALAKEVPAGVSVGLLSPGMVVTDLLTHGYADPDELAKARKVFNILADKVETVAPWLAERAVSHTRNGAHVRWLTTPKVIGRFLTAPVRRRDLFAE, encoded by the coding sequence ATGAGCACTGTGGTGGTGACCGGCGGAACCCGCGGCCTCGGACTCGGCATGGTGCGGGCCCTGCTCGAGCGCGGACATCGGGTCGCGTTGTGCGGCACGAATACCGCGCGCATCGACGAACTGCGACCCCAACTCTCCGAGGCCGCCCTCATCATGTCCGCCGATGTCACCGATCGTGCTTCCCTGCAAGCACTCTGGGACGCCACCGTCGACCGTTTCGGCAAGGTTGACGTGTGGATCAACAACGCGGGCGTCTCCCATGACCGGACCCCGCTGTGGCAGTTGCCCGCCGAGCAGGCCCGCAATGTCGTCGAGACCAACCTGCTGGGCGTGCTCCATGGTTCGGCCGTCGCCATGGCGGGGATGGCGGCGGCCGGTGGGGGCCACGTCTGGAACATGGAGGGTCTGGGCAGTGACGGGCGCACTGTAGCGGGGCTGGCCACCTACGGCGCCAGCAAGCGCGGTGTCACCTATCTGACCAACGCGCTGGCCAAGGAAGTACCTGCGGGGGTGTCGGTGGGCCTGCTCAGCCCGGGCATGGTGGTCACCGATCTACTCACCCACGGTTACGCCGATCCGGACGAATTGGCCAAGGCCCGCAAGGTCTTCAACATCCTCGCCGACAAGGTCGAGACCGTCGCACCCTGGCTGGCCGAACGCGCGGTCTCGCATACCCGCAACGGCGCGCACGTGCGGTGGCTCACCACGCCGAAGGTGATCGGCCGCTTCCTCACGGCCCCGGTCCGCCGCCGCGATCTGTTCGCCGAGTAA